Part of the Paenibacillus sp. FSL R7-0273 genome is shown below.
CAGGTTTTTCTTGGCGTCTTCAATGCCTTTACGGATGGCATCCGGAACTTCACCGGCTTTACCGATACCCGCACCGACATAACCGTTGCCGTCGCCCACAACAACAAGTGCACTAAAGCTGAAACGGCGTCCGCCTTTTACAACTTTTGCTACACGGTTAATGTGTACAACTCTTTCTGTCAGCTCTAAACTGTTCGGATCTACACGCAAGTCGTTAACCTCCTTTTAGAAATATTCTAGAATTCAAGACCAGCTTCGCGAGCTGCATCAGCCAAAGCCTGAATCCGTCCGTGATACAGGTATCCGCCGCGGTCAAATACAACCACTGCATAACCTTTTGCTTTAGCGCGCTCAGCGATCAGTTTACCCACTTTGCCTGCAGCTTCAACGCTGCCGCCATTGCCGATTGTTGCGCTCAGTTCTTTATCCTGAGTGGAGGCAGATACGATAGTAACGCCTGTCACGTCATCGATCAGTTGAGCATAGATGTGTTTCGAAGAACGGAACACGTTCAAACGTGGACGCTCAACAGTACCCTGGATCTTCTTACGAACACGCAGGTGTCTTTTGAGACGAGCCTTGTTTTTGTCCTCTTTTGTAATCATGACTTCCATTTCACTCCCTTCAGTTTGCCGCATAGCAGCTTCACTTTACGATGCACGGGGTATCTTATGAAGAAGAGTAAGCCGATTATTTCTTCTTACCGGCTTTACCTTCCTTACGGATAATACGTTCGCCTTCGTACTTGATACCTTTACCTTTATACGGTTCTGGTTCACGTACGGAACGGATCTTAGCTGCATAAGCACCTACGCGTTCTTTATCGATACCTCTAACGATGATCTTCGTGTTCGCAGGAACCTCGAACTCGATACCAGCTTCCGGTGTAATTTCAACCGGGTGGGAGTAACCAACGTTCAGTACGATTTTATCTCCGGATTTGCTTGCACGATATCCGACCCCAACCAGCTCCAGAGATTTCGAGAAACCTTCAGTCACACCACTCACCATGTTGCTGACAACGGAGCGGGTTGTGCCGTGAAGTGAACGATGCAATTTGTTGTCCGACGGGCGAACAACGGTGATTTCGTTATTTTCAACTGTAACCTTCATGTCTTTATGAAGTTCACGAGTCAAAGTGCCTTTAGGACCTTTTACTGTAATAACGGCGTTGTCCAAAGTGACATCTACACCGCTAGGTACTGCGATTGGTTTGCGACCAATACGAGACATGTGTTGCACCTCCTTATCTTGTGACGTTTATTACCATACGTAGCAGACAACTTCTCCGCCGGATTTGGATTGACGAGCTTCTTTGTCGGTCATAACTCCCTTGGAAGTGGAGATAATCGCGATTCCCAGGCCACCAAGTACACGTGGTACTTCGTTGCTCTTCGTGTAAACACGAAGACCTGGCTTACTGATTCTCTTCAGACCAGAGATAACGCGCTCTTGGTTCGGGCCGTATTTCAAGAAGATACGGATAATCCCTTGTTTGCTGTCTTCAACGAATTCCGCATCACGGATGAAGCCTTCACGCTTCAGGATGTCCGCGATTTGTTTTTTCATAGTAGAAGCAGGCATTTCTACTGTCTCGTGACGCACAATGTTGGCGTTACGAATACGAGTAAGCATATCTGCAATAGGATCAGACATAGTCATGTGTGTAAACCTCCTTCCCGGTTATAAACTTCTTA
Proteins encoded:
- the rplR gene encoding 50S ribosomal protein L18, which gives rise to MITKEDKNKARLKRHLRVRKKIQGTVERPRLNVFRSSKHIYAQLIDDVTGVTIVSASTQDKELSATIGNGGSVEAAGKVGKLIAERAKAKGYAVVVFDRGGYLYHGRIQALADAAREAGLEF
- the rplF gene encoding 50S ribosomal protein L6; its protein translation is MSRIGRKPIAVPSGVDVTLDNAVITVKGPKGTLTRELHKDMKVTVENNEITVVRPSDNKLHRSLHGTTRSVVSNMVSGVTEGFSKSLELVGVGYRASKSGDKIVLNVGYSHPVEITPEAGIEFEVPANTKIIVRGIDKERVGAYAAKIRSVREPEPYKGKGIKYEGERIIRKEGKAGKKK
- the rpsH gene encoding 30S ribosomal protein S8 is translated as MTMSDPIADMLTRIRNANIVRHETVEMPASTMKKQIADILKREGFIRDAEFVEDSKQGIIRIFLKYGPNQERVISGLKRISKPGLRVYTKSNEVPRVLGGLGIAIISTSKGVMTDKEARQSKSGGEVVCYVW